A stretch of the Nicotiana tabacum cultivar K326 chromosome 6, ASM71507v2, whole genome shotgun sequence genome encodes the following:
- the LOC107815534 gene encoding mitochondrial intermediate peptidase, mitochondrial isoform X2 has protein sequence MHALIRQSAAHVRANSHFIHISTSKAPSIKETGLYGYHHLKTPKGFQRFVDDAIERSEELVNYIAGMPSSPEIIRAMDEISDTVCSVIDSAELCRHTHPDREFVDEASKAGLRINEFLHYLNTNHSIYKAVIKAEKDSSLTHEAQRAARFLRMDLEKGGIHLCPEKLDRANELSIDIIQLCREYNTNIITDPGHVDIFPASKIPKKMHHFVSPIYRNIPGASKESLGSRDSIKEKGFRIATEPSTLQGFLQCLPDAGVRKMAYVQGNSVPHANLEVLDKLIATRHEFAQLMGYKSYAEFSLHSTMAASPEVVLSFLLEMSKVVRPKADQEFEAIRDFKREKSGEPNGELEPWDEAYFTWLMKSATYKLDSSIIASYFPLPQCIEGLKILVESLFGVTFHRVPLAPGESWHPDVLKIVLHHPTEANLGYLYLDLKSRKGKHPICAHFAIRGGRRVSETKYQLPVVALVCNFSGSSLAPVRLNHFEVETLFHEFGHALHSLLSRTEYQHFSGTRVVLDFAETPSNLFESYAWDYRVLETFAKHYSTGDVIPKKLVESMVGAKKMFAATELQRQIFYALVDQTLFGEQTSTGRDTMAIVADLKRQHTSWTHVEGTHWHTRFSHLTNYGAGYYSYLYAKCFATTIWQRICQEDPLSLDTGLALRTKFLQHGGAKDPADILNDLVGSGIIRNCSGGIIPDITSLCEEMELMKH, from the exons ATGCACGCTCTGATTCGCCAATCCGCCGCTCATGTACGAGCCAATTCCCACTTCATTCACATTTCAACATCTAAAGCTCCGTCAATCAAAGAAACGGGCCTCTACGGCTACCATCATTTGAAAACTCCTAAAGGCTTTCAACGATTCGTCGACGATGCTATTGAGAG GTCAGAAGAACTTGTGAACTATATAGCTGGCATGCCTTCATCTCCTGAAATTATCCGAGCAATGGATGAGATTTCTGATACT gtgtGCTCAGTAATTGATTCAGCTGAATTGTGCAGACATACTCATCCAGACAG GGAGTTTGTTGACGAGGCAAGCAAGGCAGGCTTACGGATAAATGAGTTTTTACAT TACCTTAATACAAACCATAGTATATACAAGGCGGTGATAAAAGCAGAAAAAGACAGCTCACTCACTCATGAAGCTCAGAGGGCAGCCCGCTTTCTACGAATGGACTTGGAAAAGGGGGGAATCCATCTTTGCCCTG AAAAACTTGATCGAGCTAATGAGCTATCCATTGACATTATTCAGTTGTGTAGAGA GTATAATACAAATATTATTACTGACCCTGGCCATGTGGATATATTTCCAGCCTCTAAGATCCCTAAAAAAATGCACCATTTTGTCAGCCCTATCTATCGTAACATACCAGGTGCATCTAAGGAATCTCTGGGGTCAAGAGATAgcataaaagaaaaaggattccGCATAGCAACTGAGCCAAGTACTCTGCAAGGCTTTCTTCAATGTTTACCTGATGCTGGG GTCAGGAAGATGGCATATGTCCAAGGAAATTCTGTTCCACATGCAAACCTTGAGGTTCTTGATAAGCTTATCGCAACAAGACATGAGTTTGCTCAG CTTATGGGTTATAAATCTTATGCTGAATTTTCTCTACATTCGACTATGGCTGCATCTCCTGAAGTGGTCTTATCCTTTTTGCTTGAGATGAGCAAAGTGGTCAGACCAAAGGCTGATCAG GAGTTTGAGGCAATTCGGGATTTCAAGAGAGAGAAAAGTGGTGAGCCTAATGGAGAGTTGGAGCCATGGGATGAGGCATACTTCACATGGTTGATGAAGTCTGCAACATACAAGTTGGACTCCTCG ATTATAGCATCATATTTTCCCTTACCACAGTGTATTGAGGGTTTGAAAATTTTGGTTGAGTCACTCTTTGGTGTGACTTTTCACAGAGTACCCCTTGCACCTGGTGAATCATGGCATCCTGATGTGTTAAAGATAGTGCTACATCATCCGACTGAGGCAA ACCTGGGTTACTTATACCTTGATTTAAAGTCAAGAAAAGGTAAACATCCCATTTGTGCTCATTTCGCTATCCGAGGAGGGCGTCGTGTTTCCGAGACAAAATACCAACTTCCT GTTGTAGCACTGGTTTGCAATTTCTCTGGGTCGAGTTTGGCTCCTGTGAGGCTTAACCACTTTGAAGTAGAAACACTTTTCCATGAGTTTGGGCATGCTCTCCATTCATTGCTCTCAAGAACA GAATATCAACACTTTTCGGGTACGAGAGTGGTTCTTGATTTTGCTGAAACACCGTCAAACCTATTTGA GTCCTATGCATGGGATTATCGGGTGTTAGAGACATTTGCTAAGCACTACTCAACTGGTGATGTCATTCCCAAAAAACTCGTGGAATCAATGGTGGGAGCTAAGAAGATGTTTGCTGCAACTGAATTGCAACGCCAG ATCTTCTACGCATTAGTTGACCAAACACTTTTCGGAGAGCAGACGTCCACAGGGAGAGATACAATGGCGATTGTTGCAGATTTGAAAAGACAACATACAAGTTGGACACATGTGGAAGGAACACATTGGCATACCCGATTCAGTCACCTTACAAACTATGGTGCAG GTTACTATAGCTACTTGTATGCAAAATGCTTTGCCACAACTATCTGGCAAAGGATATGCCAAGAGGATCCTTTATCATTGGACACGGGTTTGGCTTTAAGAACGAAATTCTTGCAGCATGGAGGAGCCAAAGATCCAGCTGATATACTGAATGATCTTGTGGGGAGTGGCATCATAAGGAATTGCAGCGGTGGAATAATACCGGACATTACAAGCCTTTGTGAGGAAATGGAGCTCATGAAACACTAG
- the LOC107815534 gene encoding mitochondrial intermediate peptidase, mitochondrial isoform X4 — translation MHALIRQSAAHVRANSHFIHISTSKAPSIKETGLYGYHHLKTPKGFQRFVDDAIERSEELVNYIAGMPSSPEIIRAMDEISDTVCSVIDSAELCRHTHPDREFVDEASKAGLRINEFLHYLNTNHSIYKAVIKAEKDSSLTHEAQRAARFLRMDLEKGGIHLCPEKLDRANELSIDIIQLCREYNTNIITDPGHVDIFPASKIPKKMHHFVSPIYRNIPGASKESLGSRDSIKEKGFRIATEPSTLQGFLQCLPDAGVRKMAYVQGNSVPHANLEVLDKLIATRHEFAQLMGYKSYAEFSLHSTMAASPEVVLSFLLEMSKVVRPKADQEFEAIRDFKREKSGEPNGELEPWDEAYFTWLMKSATYKLDSSIIASYFPLPQCIEGLKILVESLFGVTFHRVPLAPGESWHPDVLKIVLHHPTEANLGYLYLDLKSRKGKHPICAHFAIRGGRRVSETKYQLPEYQHFSGTRVVLDFAETPSNLFESYAWDYRVLETFAKHYSTGDVIPKKLVESMVGAKKMFAATELQRQIFYALVDQTLFGEQTSTGRDTMAIVADLKRQHTSWTHVEGTHWHTRFSHLTNYGAGYYSYLYAKCFATTIWQRICQEDPLSLDTGLALRTKFLQHGGAKDPADILNDLVGSGIIRNCSGGIIPDITSLCEEMELMKH, via the exons ATGCACGCTCTGATTCGCCAATCCGCCGCTCATGTACGAGCCAATTCCCACTTCATTCACATTTCAACATCTAAAGCTCCGTCAATCAAAGAAACGGGCCTCTACGGCTACCATCATTTGAAAACTCCTAAAGGCTTTCAACGATTCGTCGACGATGCTATTGAGAG GTCAGAAGAACTTGTGAACTATATAGCTGGCATGCCTTCATCTCCTGAAATTATCCGAGCAATGGATGAGATTTCTGATACT gtgtGCTCAGTAATTGATTCAGCTGAATTGTGCAGACATACTCATCCAGACAG GGAGTTTGTTGACGAGGCAAGCAAGGCAGGCTTACGGATAAATGAGTTTTTACAT TACCTTAATACAAACCATAGTATATACAAGGCGGTGATAAAAGCAGAAAAAGACAGCTCACTCACTCATGAAGCTCAGAGGGCAGCCCGCTTTCTACGAATGGACTTGGAAAAGGGGGGAATCCATCTTTGCCCTG AAAAACTTGATCGAGCTAATGAGCTATCCATTGACATTATTCAGTTGTGTAGAGA GTATAATACAAATATTATTACTGACCCTGGCCATGTGGATATATTTCCAGCCTCTAAGATCCCTAAAAAAATGCACCATTTTGTCAGCCCTATCTATCGTAACATACCAGGTGCATCTAAGGAATCTCTGGGGTCAAGAGATAgcataaaagaaaaaggattccGCATAGCAACTGAGCCAAGTACTCTGCAAGGCTTTCTTCAATGTTTACCTGATGCTGGG GTCAGGAAGATGGCATATGTCCAAGGAAATTCTGTTCCACATGCAAACCTTGAGGTTCTTGATAAGCTTATCGCAACAAGACATGAGTTTGCTCAG CTTATGGGTTATAAATCTTATGCTGAATTTTCTCTACATTCGACTATGGCTGCATCTCCTGAAGTGGTCTTATCCTTTTTGCTTGAGATGAGCAAAGTGGTCAGACCAAAGGCTGATCAG GAGTTTGAGGCAATTCGGGATTTCAAGAGAGAGAAAAGTGGTGAGCCTAATGGAGAGTTGGAGCCATGGGATGAGGCATACTTCACATGGTTGATGAAGTCTGCAACATACAAGTTGGACTCCTCG ATTATAGCATCATATTTTCCCTTACCACAGTGTATTGAGGGTTTGAAAATTTTGGTTGAGTCACTCTTTGGTGTGACTTTTCACAGAGTACCCCTTGCACCTGGTGAATCATGGCATCCTGATGTGTTAAAGATAGTGCTACATCATCCGACTGAGGCAA ACCTGGGTTACTTATACCTTGATTTAAAGTCAAGAAAAGGTAAACATCCCATTTGTGCTCATTTCGCTATCCGAGGAGGGCGTCGTGTTTCCGAGACAAAATACCAACTTCCT GAATATCAACACTTTTCGGGTACGAGAGTGGTTCTTGATTTTGCTGAAACACCGTCAAACCTATTTGA GTCCTATGCATGGGATTATCGGGTGTTAGAGACATTTGCTAAGCACTACTCAACTGGTGATGTCATTCCCAAAAAACTCGTGGAATCAATGGTGGGAGCTAAGAAGATGTTTGCTGCAACTGAATTGCAACGCCAG ATCTTCTACGCATTAGTTGACCAAACACTTTTCGGAGAGCAGACGTCCACAGGGAGAGATACAATGGCGATTGTTGCAGATTTGAAAAGACAACATACAAGTTGGACACATGTGGAAGGAACACATTGGCATACCCGATTCAGTCACCTTACAAACTATGGTGCAG GTTACTATAGCTACTTGTATGCAAAATGCTTTGCCACAACTATCTGGCAAAGGATATGCCAAGAGGATCCTTTATCATTGGACACGGGTTTGGCTTTAAGAACGAAATTCTTGCAGCATGGAGGAGCCAAAGATCCAGCTGATATACTGAATGATCTTGTGGGGAGTGGCATCATAAGGAATTGCAGCGGTGGAATAATACCGGACATTACAAGCCTTTGTGAGGAAATGGAGCTCATGAAACACTAG
- the LOC107815534 gene encoding mitochondrial intermediate peptidase, mitochondrial isoform X3: MHALIRQSAAHVRANSHFIHISTSKAPSIKETGLYGYHHLKTPKGFQRFVDDAIERSEELVNYIAGMPSSPEIIRAMDEISDTVCSVIDSAELCRHTHPDREFVDEASKAGLRINEFLHYLNTNHSIYKAVIKAEKDSSLTHEAQRAARFLRMDLEKGGIHLCPEKLDRANELSIDIIQLCREYNTNIITDPGHVDIFPASKIPKKMHHFVSPIYRNIPGASKESLGSRDSIKEKGFRIATEPSTLQGFLQCLPDAGVRKMAYVQGNSVPHANLEVLDKLIATRHEFAQLMGYKSYAEFSLHSTMAASPEVVLSFLLEMSKVVRPKADQEFEAIRDFKREKSGEPNGELEPWDEAYFTWLMKSATYKLDSSIIASYFPLPQCIEGLKILVESLFGVTFHRVPLAPGESWHPDVLKIVLHHPTEGDLGYLYLDLKSRKGKHPICAHFAIRGGRRVSETKYQLPVVALVCNFSGSSLAPVRLNHFEVETLFHEFGHALHSLLSRTEYQHFSGTRVVLDFAETPSNLFESYAWDYRVLETFAKHYSTGDVIPKKLVESMVGAKKMFAATELQRQIFYALVDQTLFGEQTSTGRDTMAIVADLKRQHTSWTHVEGTHWHTRFSHLTNYGAGYYSYLYAKCFATTIWQRICQEDPLSLDTGLALRTKFLQHGGAKDPADILNDLVGSGIIRNCSGGIIPDITSLCEEMELMKH, translated from the exons ATGCACGCTCTGATTCGCCAATCCGCCGCTCATGTACGAGCCAATTCCCACTTCATTCACATTTCAACATCTAAAGCTCCGTCAATCAAAGAAACGGGCCTCTACGGCTACCATCATTTGAAAACTCCTAAAGGCTTTCAACGATTCGTCGACGATGCTATTGAGAG GTCAGAAGAACTTGTGAACTATATAGCTGGCATGCCTTCATCTCCTGAAATTATCCGAGCAATGGATGAGATTTCTGATACT gtgtGCTCAGTAATTGATTCAGCTGAATTGTGCAGACATACTCATCCAGACAG GGAGTTTGTTGACGAGGCAAGCAAGGCAGGCTTACGGATAAATGAGTTTTTACAT TACCTTAATACAAACCATAGTATATACAAGGCGGTGATAAAAGCAGAAAAAGACAGCTCACTCACTCATGAAGCTCAGAGGGCAGCCCGCTTTCTACGAATGGACTTGGAAAAGGGGGGAATCCATCTTTGCCCTG AAAAACTTGATCGAGCTAATGAGCTATCCATTGACATTATTCAGTTGTGTAGAGA GTATAATACAAATATTATTACTGACCCTGGCCATGTGGATATATTTCCAGCCTCTAAGATCCCTAAAAAAATGCACCATTTTGTCAGCCCTATCTATCGTAACATACCAGGTGCATCTAAGGAATCTCTGGGGTCAAGAGATAgcataaaagaaaaaggattccGCATAGCAACTGAGCCAAGTACTCTGCAAGGCTTTCTTCAATGTTTACCTGATGCTGGG GTCAGGAAGATGGCATATGTCCAAGGAAATTCTGTTCCACATGCAAACCTTGAGGTTCTTGATAAGCTTATCGCAACAAGACATGAGTTTGCTCAG CTTATGGGTTATAAATCTTATGCTGAATTTTCTCTACATTCGACTATGGCTGCATCTCCTGAAGTGGTCTTATCCTTTTTGCTTGAGATGAGCAAAGTGGTCAGACCAAAGGCTGATCAG GAGTTTGAGGCAATTCGGGATTTCAAGAGAGAGAAAAGTGGTGAGCCTAATGGAGAGTTGGAGCCATGGGATGAGGCATACTTCACATGGTTGATGAAGTCTGCAACATACAAGTTGGACTCCTCG ATTATAGCATCATATTTTCCCTTACCACAGTGTATTGAGGGTTTGAAAATTTTGGTTGAGTCACTCTTTGGTGTGACTTTTCACAGAGTACCCCTTGCACCTGGTGAATCATGGCATCCTGATGTGTTAAAGATAGTGCTACATCATCCGACTGAG GGAGACCTGGGTTACTTATACCTTGATTTAAAGTCAAGAAAAGGTAAACATCCCATTTGTGCTCATTTCGCTATCCGAGGAGGGCGTCGTGTTTCCGAGACAAAATACCAACTTCCT GTTGTAGCACTGGTTTGCAATTTCTCTGGGTCGAGTTTGGCTCCTGTGAGGCTTAACCACTTTGAAGTAGAAACACTTTTCCATGAGTTTGGGCATGCTCTCCATTCATTGCTCTCAAGAACA GAATATCAACACTTTTCGGGTACGAGAGTGGTTCTTGATTTTGCTGAAACACCGTCAAACCTATTTGA GTCCTATGCATGGGATTATCGGGTGTTAGAGACATTTGCTAAGCACTACTCAACTGGTGATGTCATTCCCAAAAAACTCGTGGAATCAATGGTGGGAGCTAAGAAGATGTTTGCTGCAACTGAATTGCAACGCCAG ATCTTCTACGCATTAGTTGACCAAACACTTTTCGGAGAGCAGACGTCCACAGGGAGAGATACAATGGCGATTGTTGCAGATTTGAAAAGACAACATACAAGTTGGACACATGTGGAAGGAACACATTGGCATACCCGATTCAGTCACCTTACAAACTATGGTGCAG GTTACTATAGCTACTTGTATGCAAAATGCTTTGCCACAACTATCTGGCAAAGGATATGCCAAGAGGATCCTTTATCATTGGACACGGGTTTGGCTTTAAGAACGAAATTCTTGCAGCATGGAGGAGCCAAAGATCCAGCTGATATACTGAATGATCTTGTGGGGAGTGGCATCATAAGGAATTGCAGCGGTGGAATAATACCGGACATTACAAGCCTTTGTGAGGAAATGGAGCTCATGAAACACTAG
- the LOC107815534 gene encoding mitochondrial intermediate peptidase, mitochondrial isoform X5, translating into MHALIRQSAAHVRANSHFIHISTSKAPSIKETGLYGYHHLKTPKGFQRFVDDAIERSEELVNYIAGMPSSPEIIRAMDEISDTVCSVIDSAELCRHTHPDREFVDEASKAGLRINEFLHYLNTNHSIYKAVIKAEKDSSLTHEAQRAARFLRMDLEKGGIHLCPEKLDRANELSIDIIQLCREYNTNIITDPGHVDIFPASKIPKKMHHFVSPIYRNIPGASKESLGSRDSIKEKGFRIATEPSTLQGFLQCLPDAGVRKMAYVQGNSVPHANLEVLDKLIATRHEFAQLMGYKSYAEFSLHSTMAASPEVVLSFLLEMSKVVRPKADQEFEAIRDFKREKSGEPNGELEPWDEAYFTWLMKSATYKLDSSIIASYFPLPQCIEGLKILVESLFGVTFHRVPLAPGESWHPDVLKIVLHHPTEGDLGYLYLDLKSRKGKHPICAHFAIRGGRRVSETKYQLPEYQHFSGTRVVLDFAETPSNLFESYAWDYRVLETFAKHYSTGDVIPKKLVESMVGAKKMFAATELQRQIFYALVDQTLFGEQTSTGRDTMAIVADLKRQHTSWTHVEGTHWHTRFSHLTNYGAGYYSYLYAKCFATTIWQRICQEDPLSLDTGLALRTKFLQHGGAKDPADILNDLVGSGIIRNCSGGIIPDITSLCEEMELMKH; encoded by the exons ATGCACGCTCTGATTCGCCAATCCGCCGCTCATGTACGAGCCAATTCCCACTTCATTCACATTTCAACATCTAAAGCTCCGTCAATCAAAGAAACGGGCCTCTACGGCTACCATCATTTGAAAACTCCTAAAGGCTTTCAACGATTCGTCGACGATGCTATTGAGAG GTCAGAAGAACTTGTGAACTATATAGCTGGCATGCCTTCATCTCCTGAAATTATCCGAGCAATGGATGAGATTTCTGATACT gtgtGCTCAGTAATTGATTCAGCTGAATTGTGCAGACATACTCATCCAGACAG GGAGTTTGTTGACGAGGCAAGCAAGGCAGGCTTACGGATAAATGAGTTTTTACAT TACCTTAATACAAACCATAGTATATACAAGGCGGTGATAAAAGCAGAAAAAGACAGCTCACTCACTCATGAAGCTCAGAGGGCAGCCCGCTTTCTACGAATGGACTTGGAAAAGGGGGGAATCCATCTTTGCCCTG AAAAACTTGATCGAGCTAATGAGCTATCCATTGACATTATTCAGTTGTGTAGAGA GTATAATACAAATATTATTACTGACCCTGGCCATGTGGATATATTTCCAGCCTCTAAGATCCCTAAAAAAATGCACCATTTTGTCAGCCCTATCTATCGTAACATACCAGGTGCATCTAAGGAATCTCTGGGGTCAAGAGATAgcataaaagaaaaaggattccGCATAGCAACTGAGCCAAGTACTCTGCAAGGCTTTCTTCAATGTTTACCTGATGCTGGG GTCAGGAAGATGGCATATGTCCAAGGAAATTCTGTTCCACATGCAAACCTTGAGGTTCTTGATAAGCTTATCGCAACAAGACATGAGTTTGCTCAG CTTATGGGTTATAAATCTTATGCTGAATTTTCTCTACATTCGACTATGGCTGCATCTCCTGAAGTGGTCTTATCCTTTTTGCTTGAGATGAGCAAAGTGGTCAGACCAAAGGCTGATCAG GAGTTTGAGGCAATTCGGGATTTCAAGAGAGAGAAAAGTGGTGAGCCTAATGGAGAGTTGGAGCCATGGGATGAGGCATACTTCACATGGTTGATGAAGTCTGCAACATACAAGTTGGACTCCTCG ATTATAGCATCATATTTTCCCTTACCACAGTGTATTGAGGGTTTGAAAATTTTGGTTGAGTCACTCTTTGGTGTGACTTTTCACAGAGTACCCCTTGCACCTGGTGAATCATGGCATCCTGATGTGTTAAAGATAGTGCTACATCATCCGACTGAG GGAGACCTGGGTTACTTATACCTTGATTTAAAGTCAAGAAAAGGTAAACATCCCATTTGTGCTCATTTCGCTATCCGAGGAGGGCGTCGTGTTTCCGAGACAAAATACCAACTTCCT GAATATCAACACTTTTCGGGTACGAGAGTGGTTCTTGATTTTGCTGAAACACCGTCAAACCTATTTGA GTCCTATGCATGGGATTATCGGGTGTTAGAGACATTTGCTAAGCACTACTCAACTGGTGATGTCATTCCCAAAAAACTCGTGGAATCAATGGTGGGAGCTAAGAAGATGTTTGCTGCAACTGAATTGCAACGCCAG ATCTTCTACGCATTAGTTGACCAAACACTTTTCGGAGAGCAGACGTCCACAGGGAGAGATACAATGGCGATTGTTGCAGATTTGAAAAGACAACATACAAGTTGGACACATGTGGAAGGAACACATTGGCATACCCGATTCAGTCACCTTACAAACTATGGTGCAG GTTACTATAGCTACTTGTATGCAAAATGCTTTGCCACAACTATCTGGCAAAGGATATGCCAAGAGGATCCTTTATCATTGGACACGGGTTTGGCTTTAAGAACGAAATTCTTGCAGCATGGAGGAGCCAAAGATCCAGCTGATATACTGAATGATCTTGTGGGGAGTGGCATCATAAGGAATTGCAGCGGTGGAATAATACCGGACATTACAAGCCTTTGTGAGGAAATGGAGCTCATGAAACACTAG
- the LOC107815534 gene encoding mitochondrial intermediate peptidase, mitochondrial isoform X6 produces the protein MHALIRQSAAHVRANSHFIHISTSKAPSIKETGLYGYHHLKTPKGFQRFVDDAIERSEELVNYIAGMPSSPEIIRAMDEISDTVCSVIDSAELCRHTHPDREFVDEASKAGLRINEFLHYLNTNHSIYKAVIKAEKDSSLTHEAQRAARFLRMDLEKGGIHLCPEKLDRANELSIDIIQLCREYNTNIITDPGHVDIFPASKIPKKMHHFVSPIYRNIPGASKESLGSRDSIKEKGFRIATEPSTLQGFLQCLPDAGVRKMAYVQGNSVPHANLEVLDKLIATRHEFAQLMGYKSYAEFSLHSTMAASPEVVLSFLLEMSKVVRPKADQEFEAIRDFKREKSGEPNGELEPWDEAYFTWLMKSATYKLDSSIIASYFPLPQCIEGLKILVESLFGVTFHRVPLAPGESWHPDVLKIVLHHPTEANLGYLYLDLKSRKGKHPICAHFAIRGGRRVSETKYQLPVVALVCNFSGSSLAPVRLNHFEVETLFHEFGHALHSLLSRTVLEYQHFSGTRVVLDFAETPSNLFESYAWDYRVLETFAKHYSTGDVIPKKLVESMVGAKKMFAATELQRQIFYALVDQTLFGEQTSTGRDTMAIVADLKRQHTSWTHVEGTHWHTRFSHLTNYGAELEGSGRQ, from the exons ATGCACGCTCTGATTCGCCAATCCGCCGCTCATGTACGAGCCAATTCCCACTTCATTCACATTTCAACATCTAAAGCTCCGTCAATCAAAGAAACGGGCCTCTACGGCTACCATCATTTGAAAACTCCTAAAGGCTTTCAACGATTCGTCGACGATGCTATTGAGAG GTCAGAAGAACTTGTGAACTATATAGCTGGCATGCCTTCATCTCCTGAAATTATCCGAGCAATGGATGAGATTTCTGATACT gtgtGCTCAGTAATTGATTCAGCTGAATTGTGCAGACATACTCATCCAGACAG GGAGTTTGTTGACGAGGCAAGCAAGGCAGGCTTACGGATAAATGAGTTTTTACAT TACCTTAATACAAACCATAGTATATACAAGGCGGTGATAAAAGCAGAAAAAGACAGCTCACTCACTCATGAAGCTCAGAGGGCAGCCCGCTTTCTACGAATGGACTTGGAAAAGGGGGGAATCCATCTTTGCCCTG AAAAACTTGATCGAGCTAATGAGCTATCCATTGACATTATTCAGTTGTGTAGAGA GTATAATACAAATATTATTACTGACCCTGGCCATGTGGATATATTTCCAGCCTCTAAGATCCCTAAAAAAATGCACCATTTTGTCAGCCCTATCTATCGTAACATACCAGGTGCATCTAAGGAATCTCTGGGGTCAAGAGATAgcataaaagaaaaaggattccGCATAGCAACTGAGCCAAGTACTCTGCAAGGCTTTCTTCAATGTTTACCTGATGCTGGG GTCAGGAAGATGGCATATGTCCAAGGAAATTCTGTTCCACATGCAAACCTTGAGGTTCTTGATAAGCTTATCGCAACAAGACATGAGTTTGCTCAG CTTATGGGTTATAAATCTTATGCTGAATTTTCTCTACATTCGACTATGGCTGCATCTCCTGAAGTGGTCTTATCCTTTTTGCTTGAGATGAGCAAAGTGGTCAGACCAAAGGCTGATCAG GAGTTTGAGGCAATTCGGGATTTCAAGAGAGAGAAAAGTGGTGAGCCTAATGGAGAGTTGGAGCCATGGGATGAGGCATACTTCACATGGTTGATGAAGTCTGCAACATACAAGTTGGACTCCTCG ATTATAGCATCATATTTTCCCTTACCACAGTGTATTGAGGGTTTGAAAATTTTGGTTGAGTCACTCTTTGGTGTGACTTTTCACAGAGTACCCCTTGCACCTGGTGAATCATGGCATCCTGATGTGTTAAAGATAGTGCTACATCATCCGACTGAGGCAA ACCTGGGTTACTTATACCTTGATTTAAAGTCAAGAAAAGGTAAACATCCCATTTGTGCTCATTTCGCTATCCGAGGAGGGCGTCGTGTTTCCGAGACAAAATACCAACTTCCT GTTGTAGCACTGGTTTGCAATTTCTCTGGGTCGAGTTTGGCTCCTGTGAGGCTTAACCACTTTGAAGTAGAAACACTTTTCCATGAGTTTGGGCATGCTCTCCATTCATTGCTCTCAAGAACAGTACTA GAATATCAACACTTTTCGGGTACGAGAGTGGTTCTTGATTTTGCTGAAACACCGTCAAACCTATTTGA GTCCTATGCATGGGATTATCGGGTGTTAGAGACATTTGCTAAGCACTACTCAACTGGTGATGTCATTCCCAAAAAACTCGTGGAATCAATGGTGGGAGCTAAGAAGATGTTTGCTGCAACTGAATTGCAACGCCAG ATCTTCTACGCATTAGTTGACCAAACACTTTTCGGAGAGCAGACGTCCACAGGGAGAGATACAATGGCGATTGTTGCAGATTTGAAAAGACAACATACAAGTTGGACACATGTGGAAGGAACACATTGGCATACCCGATTCAGTCACCTTACAAACTATGGTGCAG AACTCGAAGGTAGTGGGAGACAGTAA